The sequence GATCTTCGCACAACGCCGTAGCAAACTTGTCCCAAGAAGGGTTCTTGGATTTCTTTCACCAAAACTGGAACCAAACCACCTTCCCTTCCATGCTGATGAACGCAAGTCTCAATTTCTCCGTGGGCTTAATTTGTTGCACTTTGAAGAACCTCTCTGCCCTTGCAACCCACCCCAATGGATCGCTTCCTTCAAATGTGGGTAATTCCACCTTCATCCACGAACGATGTGTTTCTCCGTCGTTGAGTCTTCTTCCTTCAACTTCCTCCTCCAATGCGTTCTTGTCCACACTTTATTCCTCCTCTAGAGCAATACCTTGCTTTTGCATCCATTTTTTTACCATATCTTTTATCTCTTTCAGCCTTTCCATACCTTTCTTGATCTACGCAAGACTGGAACCTTGTTCATCGGTCACCTTCTTCTAACTTTGCACTGATGATTCCAGCGCTGTGAACCTCGCTTCGACCTTCTCCATCGCTCCTCACGAATCGGACAAGTCGGACCAAACTTGTTCGGAATCTCTTTTCAGTTAGAGAAGAAAGTTCTAAAACAGAACTggttagagagaaaaagaaccgaaaaaaattatttatttaaatgagaTTGTATACACAACACTATATAAACCAATCACCTTTTGCATACGGTGGTTGGTTATAGTTTTAATACTAACAGTGAATCTGGTTGTGGGTGGGTTTGTTGGTTGGTTGGTTGGGGTCACTTGGGTTACTCATTATTTACAGTTGTTGTTAATATTGACTAAAGTAGGTTTCCCTTTCATTTATGTCTGTTCTCTCTTCTGGTATTTTCTCATGCCGGTTTATATATGTTTATTCTTTTtggctgaaaaaaaaaaaacactaaagacatgcaaaatatttgaatatttgctCATACCagtttatatatgttaatttgaAAAGTATAAAGGGCAAAGTGTCAGCACAATTCCCCCTTGAGTTTCAGTTACAAAATTCCTAACAGCATctctaatatactttttttttttggacagaatcattataataaatttatacacaattttattttaatgataaaaaactttaaaaaattttaagaaactcatatttttatatttttatttacttgattatggtattattatgtgtcaaataaatattattttttattattaggaaataatttcttgtaaaagatataaatcttatttttaaaaaattttcttttatcaaatagATTTGctccaatgaaaaaaaaatcacttcaaGAAACTCTCCTTGAAAATGATGTTGGATACTACGAAAGGTTACTTAGTCATGGTTTTAAATATCGTGTTGATTCCTCGTTGCAGTATaagatatattattatataataaattataagacaaaaaaacaaatgaacatGATGCTTATTCACCGCATGTGGAGTCcgtgttaaataattaatttaattagaatcaATAGACAaatggtaagaaaaaaaaaggccaATTTAGATGTCTTCGTATTCTCCACTCTAATAGCAACATCAATTCTAATTCTGATTTGGTTCGGAAAGAAGTGGTCGTAAGTCATTTCTCTCTTGTAAATATGGCAGCCGATACGGAACCTAAGAAGATCATAATTGATACCGACCCTGGCATTGGTAACATGCATATCTGTCTggctttcaatttttatttgtttttcatatgGCAATCCAAATCAGTCAGAAGTCATAAGTTTCTGTTTCTTTGCTTTTACTCTCAAAACAAACTTTcactgatttttatttttattttatcaatttgacACTTTGTCTGCTTGATTTTTCCAATTCCTTGTTTCACTAAGAATTGCAATTGGTTTCTTTAGATGATGCTATGGCAATATTCCTTGCTCTACAATCACCCGAAGTTGAAGTTATTGGACTCACAACCATCTTTGGAAATGTGTACACCACTCTGGCAACCAGAAATGCCTTGCATTTGGTAAAATTATCGAGACTGTTTCCCAAAAGGATCTATTgatttattaatgataaaagCCTCCTACTTTACTTGCATATGCAGTTGGAGGTTGCTGGGAGAACGGATATACCAGTGGCAGAAGGATCTCATGTGACTTTAACTGTAAGTCTGTCGTACCTTCCTCTGttccctttatttatttttttattttgtgttggaAATTGCTATGAATGTTAATTATATGAGCATTTAGAACTAATCAGTATACTTAATCTTCAATTGAATGCTTATACAATAATCATATAGTCAGGATACTTCACACTATTTGTATTACATTGTCAGCACACTTGAATTTTCAGTGAGCCACAAACGCATAATAATTTCTTAGAGCCAACatgttatttttctcatttcatcctaaatatcacaaaatttcaccactttttatttttaatctagatAATTAATCTATTTTTGCTGTCAGTTCAAATCTGTTTATTTCTTTCGAGTGCATTGTAGTTGATCTTCTCACTGAAAAAAGTTGCACAGTATTTCCAGTATGAAATTAAAAGTTCTGCTTCTACAGTATTTCATTGCGCTTGACTCCACTAATTATTGTAATTCTTGTTTCTCTATGCAGAATGGAACAAAACTTCGTATTGCAGATTTTGTCCATGGTGCAGATGGACTAGGCAACCAAAATTTTCCTCCACCAAAGGGGAAGCCCATTGAAGAATCAGCTGCTTCTTTTTTGGTTCATCAAGCAAAAGTTAACCCTGGCAAAGTCACTGTGGTCGCATTGGGCCCGCTTACAAATATTGCTTTGGTATGATATATGTACTATATCGCAATAAGGCATTTTCATGTTAAGCTTCATACTGTTTTCATTatgacaataaaatatttttgcagGCTATACAGCTGGATCCAGAATTTGCTAACAACATTGGGCAGATTGTTCTTCTTGGTGGTGCTTTTGCAGTAAATGGCAATGTGAATCCCGCTGCTGAAGCCAACGTGAGTATTTCAATCCTGTATTCAAATTCTTAATATAACTTCCATAAAAATATTGTATCATCCACAAGTCAATCTGTCTAACTCTTCGGTTGGATTTGTTCCAGACATTTGGTGATCCAGATGCTGCAGATGTTGTATTTACAAGTGGGGCAGATGTACTTGCAGTGGGGATAAATGTTACCCACCAAGTTGTACTGACAGGTACCCCTTTTGACAAATTCCTTTGTGCTCCTTTGCTATACTTTAgtcatttttgtaaaaattcttaagggatttcctagactatcaatgataggaaacaacaggatcttgaaacctatggttctcacaaacaatcaataaacaacaatgatgtgtacctttctccataggaagacttgtacctttctccataggaacttctctccggtgcattttgatttccttgaaagatgagagaaataagatttcacttcctttggcctttcttttctgcctctctccGTTAGTGATGGTTATGAGTGAGAGAAAACAtttttctggtcaggaaggggaccttatttcacgttagtggatattaagccccttttataaccactactctcaTCAAGTAGTAGTCAACCCTaaaaacttctcctattaagcccaattataatttagtccttaatcgttaattatttacttattagtccctacataagtcacatgcctctcacatgagacataaattctaacattctcccacttggctcatgtgacattaataaacattatggactaaataaataaatagattaactaacataatgcgcattaaaattgactaaattgttctatacattgggtacatcataatttcatgattaagaataggaaccaatttgagtcatggcggttgtacatcatctaatcgacatagtcccttccatgtactacaaattagtcttctccttaatgtgatcattagttaggagtacataattggtccaacataatgtcttcattcaagacaaaacctgttaacattactctaacacaaacatgcatgcaaacatagagaacaggtaatcagaaacatatcataattgagctcagagtgtcagcaaaattacataaggtaaattacacttaatgatcatcaataaaaataatgcccatactttcaacatgttctataatgtcttgggcaataatcccttattcaaagggtcaactatcataaggtttgtgctaatatgttctattgacactctttgtttctgaacttcttccttcacgaTAAAGTACCTCAATTTtatatgcttagcacccttagagtacttgtcgttcttacaaaaaatattgttgcagagttatcacaatacattttcaacGGCCTAACAATACTgtcgacaattccaagccctgaaataaagttctGCAACCAATTAATCTGAACTGTAGCCTCAAAATATACTACAAATTCAGCTttcagatgcaacaacaactgatgcatacaaaataactttcatttattttcgttccatatcatttctaggacattctgcgagactaaatttgtctcccttctaaattagaataggtgatgttaaacacctttccatcttgaatctctctagtactttatcgatatatatactttctgagataagtctgacaatccttgtgatctattatggaatatttctatccctatcacatagcttacctcacccatatctttcacttcaaagtttctagagagaaatttcttagtctcatgaagaagaccaagatcgttagttgcaagcaagatatcaccaatatacagaattagaaaaataaccttactcccacttACCTTCATACATGCACTGATAAACAGTATTTGCCTTAAATTTAAAGGAAACAATGGCatcattaaacctcaaataccattAGCGGGAAACTTACATTAagactgtatattgatttctttagtttgcacactatgtgttcctttccttcaattgagaaccccattggttggtccatacaaacattcttctctaaatctccattaagaaagacagttttcacatccatctgatgtagctccaagtcataatgggctactaatgccataataatcctgaaagaatcctttcgtgagaccggtaaaatgtctctttataatcaatgtcatctttctgagtaaattCCTTAGCAACAAATCTAAccttgtaacgttcaaggttgccatgagagtcacatttagtcttgaagacccacttacaaccaactctcttacaaccctttggtaatCCTACAAGGTCCCAAACTCTATTATGTTCTatggaatttatctcttctttcatgacatttaaccacttctcagaattatcacaacttatagcttgtgaaaacaaaactggatcattatcattaatgcttaagtttgtttctatttcatgtaggtataccacataatcattcgaaatagctggtctcctttctctttgagacctctttaatgctacttcttgtggttcttccataataagttcattatgcatcatgggttcattattatgttgctcctcttcattaattttgtagcAATAACTGAAGGAGCAATCACCTTACTATTAGAGGCATAAGCTAAAAGGACTtacactctaacttctttaattttcatttctcgtggaactgtactcccactgatttcatcatttccaatgaaccttgcatttccagttttgacaattctcatactatgattagaacaataaaacatatacccttttaacttttctggataaccaatgaaatatccactgattgttcttgcatccaattttctttcttgcggattataaatccttatttctgcctgacaaccccaaacatgcaggtgccttatactaggtatcctatttgtccacagttcaaaaggtgtctttggaactaCCTTACTAGGAACCCTGTTCAACAACTACATGGCAGTTTTCAAGGTATACATCCACAAGGATACGGATAAAGtctaattgattaacatactcctaaccatatccattaaagttctattccgcctttctgatacaccattttgttgtggtgtaccggGAATTGTGTATTGCACACAAATGCACGTTTCTGAACaagcttagcaaatggacctgggtgttgcccagtttcatcatatcttccgtaatactcatcacctctatcatatctaataattttcacacTTATGTCTAATTGCCCTTTTACTTCATTgtagtaaatttctaaggcatccattgcctaagaaatctcgggcagtaagtagacataactgtaacgtgaataatcataaaaaatggtgataaagtatcattcctttccgaaagaactaacatcaaaaggtccacaaatatcagtatgcacaatttcaagaagctgagtgcttcttgcaactcctttctttgtatgttttgtttgttttcctttaatacaacccacacaaatatttagatccgtaaaatctagataaggaagaatttcattttttattaatctttccatcctttctctagaaatgtgacctaaacgtttatgccacaagaaagcagattgttcattcactaaactatgtttagtgccaacattatgatgcagagttaaaacagtttcagcatacaaactgtttatttccaatttatataaaccatcacaagaataccagtaccaatgagatgattatgcttaaataaattgaaacattcattaccaaattaaaagagtatccagtaacatcaagtttagataatgaaactaaattactagataaactaggtacataaagagtttccagtaaatctaaatgatgtccAGTGTCGAGTTTTACGCAATAAGTCTCGACTGCTTACACTGGAGTTTCACTCTATTCCCCATGAAAATGAACTTCTCATTTGagcttatggtttggattgtaagga comes from Glycine soja cultivar W05 chromosome 20, ASM419377v2, whole genome shotgun sequence and encodes:
- the LOC114402320 gene encoding probable uridine nucleosidase 2; the encoded protein is MAADTEPKKIIIDTDPGIDDAMAIFLALQSPEVEVIGLTTIFGNVYTTLATRNALHLLEVAGRTDIPVAEGSHVTLTNGTKLRIADFVHGADGLGNQNFPPPKGKPIEESAASFLVHQAKVNPGKVTVVALGPLTNIALAIQLDPEFANNIGQIVLLGGAFAVNGNVNPAAEANTFGDPDAADVVFTSGADVLAVGINVTHQVVLTESDREKLASSNGKFAQYLNKILDVYFSYHQEAYNIKGVYLHDPTVVLAAVDPKLVTCIEGIARVQTSGITRGITIFYNKQKRFAEMNEWSNKPTVKVAVTVDAPRVMKLVMDRLVDS